The following are from one region of the Sorghum bicolor cultivar BTx623 chromosome 2, Sorghum_bicolor_NCBIv3, whole genome shotgun sequence genome:
- the LOC8078568 gene encoding uncharacterized protein LOC8078568 isoform X2, whose amino-acid sequence MEAALKGYFGYSTFRPYQREIIQKVLDGRDCLAVMATGSGKSICYQIPPLVTKKTAVVVSPLLSLMQDQVMSLKQKGVKSEYLGSTQMNSSVSNEAEKGAFDVLYMTPEKAISLPSRFWSNLQAAGICLLAVDEAHCISEWGHDFRIEYKQLHSLRDLLVDVPFVALTATATERVRQDISTSLVLRSPHVVVGSFDRHNLFYGVKTCNRSMSFVSELVKDVSKKSAAGESTIIYCTTIRDTEQVHEALVTSGIKAGIYHGQMGSRAREESHRSFIRDEVLVMVATIAFGMGIDKPDVRCVIHYGCPKSLESYYQESGRCGRDGLPSICWLYYQRSDFTKADFYCSEAKNGTQRKAIMDSFMAAQKYCLLATCRRRFLLQYFGEERNTDCGNCDNCTAVKNERDLSKEAFLLLSCIKSCGGRWGLNLPIDVLRGSRAKKIVDKNYDKLQMHGRGKDYSSNWWKALGGLLIAYDYLKETVHDTFRFVSVSPKGVKFLSTADKMDGAPLVFQLTAEMIELEEHGSSHHKEGGGLNPVPTLEAEKFSEDESKLYQMLLNVRMKLAQDIGTAPYAICGDQTIRNFAKMRPSTGARLANIDGVNQHFISRFSNIFIQNIAQLSKELNLPLDNSPLPAPPTNPAVENIAGLPKPLQNNLPGILGDAKLTAWELWHKQEYSFLKIAYFRRAVPIKEQTVIAYILDAAREGCEMDWSRFCREVGLTPDIATAIRLAISKVGSHDKLKPIKEELPENVTYEMIKTFLTIEGHGLSEQVFGSGTADGVPSRRAEPPISSSHASEAGRDDMGDGVPAAEASDANPSAKRGQNVSAEEPATKLQRIDEHGAESTGTATATEESVLALVASCNGVSLEDVAKHFKGSKRESVLEILEGLESEFTIYKKNGNYMIL is encoded by the exons ATGGAGGCGGCGCTGAAG GGCTATTTCGGATACTCAACATTCCGGCCGTACCAGAGGGAGATCATTCAGAAGGTCCTGGATGGGCGGGATTGCCTCGCCGTCATGGCCACCGGTAGCGGCAAGTCCATCTG CTATCAAATTCCCCCACTGGTTACAAAGAAGACAGCTGTTGTTGTAAGCCCTCTTCTGTCCCTGATGCAAGACCAG GTTATGAGTTTAAAACAAAAAGGTGTGAAATCTGAGTACCTTGGCAGCACCCAAATGAATAGCTCTGTCAGCAATGAGGCGGAAAAGGGTGCGTTTGATGTGCTGTATATGACACCAGAGAAAGCTATTTCACTTCCTTCAAG GTTTTGGAGTAACTTGCAGGCTGCTGGAATCTGCTTGTTAGCTGTCGATGAAGCTCATTGCATATCAGAATGGGGCCATGATTTCAG GATAGAGTATAAGCAGCTGCATTCATTGCGTGACCTTCTTGTGGATGTTCCCTTTGTTGCTTTAACCGCCACTGCCACAGAAAG GGTACGCCAAGATATTTCTACTTCCTTGGTTCTACGCAGTCCTCACGTGGTGGTTGGCTCATTTGATCGTCATAACCTTTTCTATGGTGTGAAAACATGCAACCGATCTATGTCCTTTGTAAGTGAACTTGTGAAAGATGTTTCAAAGAAGAGTGCTGCAGGTGAGTCAACAATAATATATTGTACGACCATCCGGGACACAGAACAG GTTCATGAGGCTTTAGTTACTTCTGGAATCAAGGCTGGAATTTATCATGGTCAAATGGGCAGCAGAGCTAGAGAGGAATCCCATAG ATCCTTCATTAGGGATGAAGTTCTTGTGATGGTGGCAACTATAGCTTTTGGAATGGGTATTGACAAGCCTGATGTTAGATGCGTAATACACTATGGATGTCCAAAGAGCCTAGAGTCCTACTACCAGGAAAGTGGCCGTTGTGGAAGAGATGGACTGCCTTCAATCTGCTGGCTATATTACCAAAGAAGTGATTTTACAAAAGCTGATTTCTATTGTTCTGAGGCAAAAAAT GGAACCCAGAGAAAAGCAATCATGGATTCCTTCATGGCAGCACAAAAATATTGCCTCCTTGCTACATGCCGTAGAAGGTTCTTATTGCAGTATTTTGGTGAAGAACGCAACACTGACTGTG GCAATTGTGATAATTGCACAGCAGTGAAAAACGAGAGGGATTTGTCAAAAGAAGCCTTTTTGTTGCTGTCctgcatcaaatcttgcggaggACGCTGGGGCCTCAATTTACCTATTGATGTTCTCCGTGGATCACGG gccaagaagattgttgACAAGAATTATGATAAACTACAAATGCATGGGCGTGGTAAAGATTATTCGTCAAACTGGTGGAAAGCACTTGGTGGTCTCCTTATAGCATACG ATTATTTGAAGGAGACTGTTCATGATACATTTAGATTTGTCAG TGTCAGTCCAAAAGGGGTCAAGTTTCTCTCTACTGCTGATAAAATGGATGGAGCACCACTGGTATTTCAGCTGACTGCAGAGATGATTGAACTAGAGGAGCATGGTAGTTCACACCATAAAGAAGGTGGTGGTTTAAATCCTGTGCCAACATTAGAAGCTGAAAAATTTTCTGAG GATGAATCAAAACTCTATCAAATGCTCCTGAATGTTAGGATGAAGCTTGCTCAAGATATTGGCACTGCTCC GTATGCTATATGTGGTGATCAGACGATAAGAAACTTTGCAAAGATGAGACCTTCTACTGGAGCTAGACTTGCTAATATCGATGGTGTCAACCAG CATTTTATCTCACGTTTCAGTAACATTTTCATCCAAAATATCGCGCAATTGTCGAAGGAGTTAAACCTCCCATTGGATAATTCACCGTTACCAGCACCACCAACAAATCCAGCTGTAGAAAATATTGCTGGTTTACCAAAACCCTTACAAAACAATCTTCCTGGGATCTTGGGTGATGCAAAGCTGACTGCATGGGAATTGTGGCATAAGCAGGAGTACTCATTCCTGAAAATTGCT TATTTCCGCAGAGCAGTGCCAATAAAAGAGCAAACGGTTATTGCATACATACTTGATGCTGCTCGAGAAGGATGTGAGATGGACTGGAGTAGGTTTTGCAGGGAGGTAGGGCTGACACCTGATATAGCCACCGCGATCCGTCTTGCCATCTCAAAGGTTGGATCACATGACAAGCTGAAGCCAATCAAAGAGGAGCTCCCAGAGAAT GTAACTTATGAAATGATCAAGACATTCCTGACTATTGAGGGGCATGGATTGTCAGAGCAAGTCTTTGGTAGCGGTACTGCTGATGGGGTTCCTAGTAGAAGAGCAGAGCCCCCAATATCTTCCTCCCATGCAAGTGAAGCTGGCAGAGATGATATGGGAGATGGTGTCCCAGCAGCAGAGGCTAGTGATGCAAACCCTTCAGCAAAGAGAGGCCAAAATGTTTCCGCCGAGGAGCCAGCAACGAAACTGCAAAGGATAGACGAGCATGGGGCAGAGTCAACTGGCACAGCGACTGCCACTGAAGAGTCCGTGCTAGCTCTGGTTGCGAGCTGCAATGGG
- the LOC8078568 gene encoding uncharacterized protein LOC8078568 isoform X1 gives MEAALKGYFGYSTFRPYQREIIQKVLDGRDCLAVMATGSGKSICYQIPPLVTKKTAVVVSPLLSLMQDQVMSLKQKGVKSEYLGSTQMNSSVSNEAEKGAFDVLYMTPEKAISLPSRFWSNLQAAGICLLAVDEAHCISEWGHDFRIEYKQLHSLRDLLVDVPFVALTATATERVRQDISTSLVLRSPHVVVGSFDRHNLFYGVKTCNRSMSFVSELVKDVSKKSAAGESTIIYCTTIRDTEQVHEALVTSGIKAGIYHGQMGSRAREESHRSFIRDEVLVMVATIAFGMGIDKPDVRCVIHYGCPKSLESYYQESGRCGRDGLPSICWLYYQRSDFTKADFYCSEAKNGTQRKAIMDSFMAAQKYCLLATCRRRFLLQYFGEERNTDCGNCDNCTAVKNERDLSKEAFLLLSCIKSCGGRWGLNLPIDVLRGSRAKKIVDKNYDKLQMHGRGKDYSSNWWKALGGLLIAYDYLKETVHDTFRFVSVSPKGVKFLSTADKMDGAPLVFQLTAEMIELEEHGSSHHKEGGGLNPVPTLEAEKFSEDESKLYQMLLNVRMKLAQDIGTAPYAICGDQTIRNFAKMRPSTGARLANIDGVNQHFISRFSNIFIQNIAQLSKELNLPLDNSPLPAPPTNPAVENIAGLPKPLQNNLPGILGDAKLTAWELWHKQEYSFLKIAYFRRAVPIKEQTVIAYILDAAREGCEMDWSRFCREVGLTPDIATAIRLAISKVGSHDKLKPIKEELPENVTYEMIKTFLTIEGHGLSEQVFGSGTADGVPSRRAEPPISSSHASEAGRDDMGDGVPAAEASDANPSAKRGQNVSAEEPATKLQRIDEHGAESTGTATATEESVLALVASCNGVNVSLEDVAKHFKGSKRESVLEILEGLESEFTIYKKNGNYMIL, from the exons ATGGAGGCGGCGCTGAAG GGCTATTTCGGATACTCAACATTCCGGCCGTACCAGAGGGAGATCATTCAGAAGGTCCTGGATGGGCGGGATTGCCTCGCCGTCATGGCCACCGGTAGCGGCAAGTCCATCTG CTATCAAATTCCCCCACTGGTTACAAAGAAGACAGCTGTTGTTGTAAGCCCTCTTCTGTCCCTGATGCAAGACCAG GTTATGAGTTTAAAACAAAAAGGTGTGAAATCTGAGTACCTTGGCAGCACCCAAATGAATAGCTCTGTCAGCAATGAGGCGGAAAAGGGTGCGTTTGATGTGCTGTATATGACACCAGAGAAAGCTATTTCACTTCCTTCAAG GTTTTGGAGTAACTTGCAGGCTGCTGGAATCTGCTTGTTAGCTGTCGATGAAGCTCATTGCATATCAGAATGGGGCCATGATTTCAG GATAGAGTATAAGCAGCTGCATTCATTGCGTGACCTTCTTGTGGATGTTCCCTTTGTTGCTTTAACCGCCACTGCCACAGAAAG GGTACGCCAAGATATTTCTACTTCCTTGGTTCTACGCAGTCCTCACGTGGTGGTTGGCTCATTTGATCGTCATAACCTTTTCTATGGTGTGAAAACATGCAACCGATCTATGTCCTTTGTAAGTGAACTTGTGAAAGATGTTTCAAAGAAGAGTGCTGCAGGTGAGTCAACAATAATATATTGTACGACCATCCGGGACACAGAACAG GTTCATGAGGCTTTAGTTACTTCTGGAATCAAGGCTGGAATTTATCATGGTCAAATGGGCAGCAGAGCTAGAGAGGAATCCCATAG ATCCTTCATTAGGGATGAAGTTCTTGTGATGGTGGCAACTATAGCTTTTGGAATGGGTATTGACAAGCCTGATGTTAGATGCGTAATACACTATGGATGTCCAAAGAGCCTAGAGTCCTACTACCAGGAAAGTGGCCGTTGTGGAAGAGATGGACTGCCTTCAATCTGCTGGCTATATTACCAAAGAAGTGATTTTACAAAAGCTGATTTCTATTGTTCTGAGGCAAAAAAT GGAACCCAGAGAAAAGCAATCATGGATTCCTTCATGGCAGCACAAAAATATTGCCTCCTTGCTACATGCCGTAGAAGGTTCTTATTGCAGTATTTTGGTGAAGAACGCAACACTGACTGTG GCAATTGTGATAATTGCACAGCAGTGAAAAACGAGAGGGATTTGTCAAAAGAAGCCTTTTTGTTGCTGTCctgcatcaaatcttgcggaggACGCTGGGGCCTCAATTTACCTATTGATGTTCTCCGTGGATCACGG gccaagaagattgttgACAAGAATTATGATAAACTACAAATGCATGGGCGTGGTAAAGATTATTCGTCAAACTGGTGGAAAGCACTTGGTGGTCTCCTTATAGCATACG ATTATTTGAAGGAGACTGTTCATGATACATTTAGATTTGTCAG TGTCAGTCCAAAAGGGGTCAAGTTTCTCTCTACTGCTGATAAAATGGATGGAGCACCACTGGTATTTCAGCTGACTGCAGAGATGATTGAACTAGAGGAGCATGGTAGTTCACACCATAAAGAAGGTGGTGGTTTAAATCCTGTGCCAACATTAGAAGCTGAAAAATTTTCTGAG GATGAATCAAAACTCTATCAAATGCTCCTGAATGTTAGGATGAAGCTTGCTCAAGATATTGGCACTGCTCC GTATGCTATATGTGGTGATCAGACGATAAGAAACTTTGCAAAGATGAGACCTTCTACTGGAGCTAGACTTGCTAATATCGATGGTGTCAACCAG CATTTTATCTCACGTTTCAGTAACATTTTCATCCAAAATATCGCGCAATTGTCGAAGGAGTTAAACCTCCCATTGGATAATTCACCGTTACCAGCACCACCAACAAATCCAGCTGTAGAAAATATTGCTGGTTTACCAAAACCCTTACAAAACAATCTTCCTGGGATCTTGGGTGATGCAAAGCTGACTGCATGGGAATTGTGGCATAAGCAGGAGTACTCATTCCTGAAAATTGCT TATTTCCGCAGAGCAGTGCCAATAAAAGAGCAAACGGTTATTGCATACATACTTGATGCTGCTCGAGAAGGATGTGAGATGGACTGGAGTAGGTTTTGCAGGGAGGTAGGGCTGACACCTGATATAGCCACCGCGATCCGTCTTGCCATCTCAAAGGTTGGATCACATGACAAGCTGAAGCCAATCAAAGAGGAGCTCCCAGAGAAT GTAACTTATGAAATGATCAAGACATTCCTGACTATTGAGGGGCATGGATTGTCAGAGCAAGTCTTTGGTAGCGGTACTGCTGATGGGGTTCCTAGTAGAAGAGCAGAGCCCCCAATATCTTCCTCCCATGCAAGTGAAGCTGGCAGAGATGATATGGGAGATGGTGTCCCAGCAGCAGAGGCTAGTGATGCAAACCCTTCAGCAAAGAGAGGCCAAAATGTTTCCGCCGAGGAGCCAGCAACGAAACTGCAAAGGATAGACGAGCATGGGGCAGAGTCAACTGGCACAGCGACTGCCACTGAAGAGTCCGTGCTAGCTCTGGTTGCGAGCTGCAATGGGGTAAAT